A genomic window from Rosettibacter firmus includes:
- a CDS encoding cytochrome c3 family protein, translating into MKIKIFYAAIALSITIFLTIAAVNERVEPQKTNKNIIKFSHSLHKEIAECTTCHTKAAESISLKDRLLPEKDACATCHDVEDTDKCNTCHYEDVNEKLIQKESELIFNHKKHVIDQKMDCIVCHKGIEEVDYAFQSAAAFPKMNQCASCHNNQSVATNNCETCHISTVNLIPQDHQQVNFMKSHKFSANAENAECQMCHDNDFCETCHVSTTMITESNTAKDFYVPYSPHKFIDNTKQQQLSRVHDLNYRFTHGVDANNKSSECQTCHQVETFCAECHNSASGDFSMEGTMPASHRKSNFVTIGVGTGGGLHAELARRDIESCTSCHDIQGADPSCILCHVDNDGIKGTNPKTHIRSFMSDQDGDWHSDANSVCYTCHRDANARPNGIKGVGFCGYCHK; encoded by the coding sequence ATGAAAATAAAAATATTTTATGCAGCCATAGCTCTTTCAATTACAATCTTTCTTACAATTGCTGCGGTAAATGAAAGAGTAGAACCACAGAAAACCAATAAGAACATAATTAAATTTTCACATTCATTGCATAAAGAAATTGCAGAGTGCACAACATGTCACACAAAAGCTGCTGAAAGTATATCTTTAAAGGATCGATTATTACCTGAAAAAGATGCATGTGCAACCTGTCACGATGTTGAAGATACAGATAAGTGTAATACATGCCATTACGAAGATGTTAATGAAAAACTTATTCAAAAAGAATCTGAGTTAATATTTAATCATAAGAAGCATGTTATCGATCAAAAGATGGATTGCATTGTATGCCACAAAGGAATAGAAGAAGTTGATTATGCTTTTCAATCAGCAGCAGCTTTTCCAAAAATGAATCAATGTGCTTCCTGTCATAATAATCAAAGTGTTGCTACAAATAATTGTGAAACGTGTCATATCTCTACTGTTAATTTAATTCCACAGGATCATCAACAGGTTAATTTCATGAAATCTCATAAGTTCAGTGCTAATGCTGAAAATGCAGAGTGCCAGATGTGTCACGATAATGATTTTTGCGAAACCTGTCATGTCTCTACAACAATGATTACAGAAAGCAATACCGCAAAAGATTTTTATGTTCCTTATTCACCACATAAGTTTATTGATAATACAAAACAGCAACAATTAAGCAGAGTACATGATTTAAATTATCGATTTACACACGGTGTTGATGCTAATAATAAATCCAGTGAATGCCAGACATGTCATCAGGTTGAAACATTTTGTGCTGAATGCCACAACTCTGCATCTGGAGATTTTTCGATGGAAGGAACAATGCCTGCATCTCATCGAAAATCGAACTTTGTTACTATAGGTGTTGGAACAGGTGGTGGACTTCATGCAGAACTTGCAAGAAGAGATATTGAATCGTGTACTTCCTGCCATGATATTCAAGGTGCTGACCCAAGTTGTATTTTATGCCATGTTGATAATGATGGAATAAAAGGTACAAATCCCAAAACTCATATAAGAAGCTTTATGAGTGATCAGGATGGAGATTGGCATAGTGATGCAAATTCAGTATGCTATACATGTCATCGTGATGCCAATGCAAGACCTAATGGAATTAAAGGTGTAGGTTTTTGCGGTTATTGTCATAAATAA
- a CDS encoding cytochrome c family protein: MLKKTSTLIFFAVLIYFILPAQGYSQQFSYEGVQVCGTCHKTEKQGQQLKIWQESKHANAYKALLTEEANKLSGDVKAVENPKCLKCHASGYDVDKKLIGAKFKVEDGVQCETCHGPGSAYKSLKVMKSREESVKNGLIIWKNKEEIEKYCKTCHNPESPTYKEFKFDEMWSKIEHKVPKN; encoded by the coding sequence ATGCTAAAGAAAACAAGCACATTAATATTTTTTGCAGTATTAATTTATTTTATTTTACCAGCTCAAGGATACTCTCAACAATTTAGTTATGAAGGTGTTCAGGTTTGCGGAACATGTCACAAAACAGAAAAACAGGGACAGCAGTTAAAAATATGGCAGGAAAGTAAACATGCAAATGCTTACAAAGCACTTTTAACAGAAGAAGCTAATAAACTTTCTGGTGATGTAAAAGCAGTTGAAAATCCAAAGTGTTTGAAATGTCATGCTTCTGGTTACGATGTAGATAAAAAATTAATTGGTGCAAAATTTAAAGTTGAAGATGGTGTACAATGCGAAACATGTCATGGACCTGGTTCTGCTTATAAATCACTTAAAGTAATGAAAAGCAGAGAAGAATCTGTTAAAAATGGATTAATTATTTGGAAAAATAAAGAAGAAATTGAAAAATATTGCAAAACATGCCATAATCCTGAAAGTCCAACTTATAAAGAATTTAAATTTGATGAAATGTGGTCTAAGATTGAACACAAAGTACCAAAAAACTAA
- a CDS encoding cytochrome c3 family protein, which translates to MSSIQIRFLFITAFLFTILLNYINAQEFNCADCHEVSIDKSVHKDAIDCQGCHEDVTDEEHIDKGVKKVNCINCHDDKEKSVKADIHHRLKIKNAPNCVSCHGNHEIVKPPLENSLKSKLYCAKCHEAKPILKAYHSTAVDKSNCLACHKKVDVKLTLPSSVHKNLECSDCHSFIANNLKDHPENLKSTKKADCYVCHGEIAKEHSESIHGIALSEGIDDAAKCWDCHGSHDIKKVKHPSSSVYPTNLAETCGKCHDNPELAKKYDIGIPTPGKTYKNSVHGKLVEKGRLDAATCTMCHGVHDIKNKVQPTSKISSFNIPSTCGQCHPKESEEYQKSIHWIRAKKGFRESPVCNDCHSEHSIQSITTIDKREESKKLQEKTCMVCHENPRIAERFGISGGQAKQYQDSYHGLAVMRGDKDAAMCVDCHSVHKILPSEHPESSVNINNVTKTCQKCHTNATPVFAQSYSHKTQNGTASKIENLIANIYFWLIISVIGGMILHNLLIYIYEIRKKKRRIENEITIPRFTKSEVIQHLLLLISFITLAITGFALKYSQTWWGELLKMFGMTETARQYIHRGAAIVLIGTGIYHVGYLIFTARGREVLKNLIPTFNDVLDAKETILYYLGLRKQKPQYDKFDYTEKAEYWALIWGTIVMGLTGFILWFPTIVGDWAPVWLIKVCELIHFYEAILATLAILVWHWFFVIFHPHEYPMSLTWIDGKMTLHNYRHHHEKHFRRVVLEWKEYQLGKRDYKRLSNSTLLFTSTLKKHGLNPDIIIDSEIDNDPELKTWLEEKLNSEEKEKNKGRDTQSQNENK; encoded by the coding sequence GTGAGTTCTATTCAGATAAGGTTTCTCTTCATTACTGCTTTTTTATTTACTATTTTATTGAATTATATAAATGCTCAAGAATTTAATTGTGCCGATTGCCACGAAGTTTCTATTGATAAGTCTGTTCATAAAGATGCAATTGATTGTCAGGGATGCCATGAAGATGTAACTGATGAAGAACATATTGATAAAGGTGTAAAAAAGGTTAATTGTATTAACTGTCACGATGATAAAGAAAAATCTGTAAAAGCAGATATCCATCATAGATTAAAAATAAAAAATGCACCAAATTGTGTTTCGTGCCATGGAAATCATGAAATAGTTAAGCCTCCGTTAGAAAATTCTTTGAAATCAAAGCTGTATTGTGCTAAATGTCACGAAGCAAAACCTATTTTAAAAGCATATCATTCAACAGCTGTTGACAAAAGTAATTGTCTTGCCTGTCATAAAAAAGTTGATGTAAAACTCACACTCCCAAGCTCAGTTCATAAAAATCTTGAATGTTCTGATTGTCATAGCTTTATTGCAAATAATCTTAAAGATCATCCTGAAAATTTGAAATCGACAAAGAAAGCAGATTGTTATGTATGTCATGGAGAAATTGCTAAAGAACATAGTGAAAGTATACATGGAATTGCATTAAGCGAAGGGATTGATGATGCAGCCAAGTGCTGGGATTGTCATGGTTCGCATGATATTAAAAAAGTAAAACATCCATCAAGTTCAGTTTATCCAACAAATTTAGCAGAAACCTGTGGAAAATGTCACGACAATCCAGAATTAGCTAAAAAATATGATATTGGAATTCCTACACCTGGCAAAACTTATAAAAATTCTGTTCATGGTAAATTAGTAGAAAAAGGCAGGCTTGATGCAGCAACCTGCACAATGTGTCATGGCGTACATGATATTAAAAATAAAGTTCAGCCAACTTCAAAAATTTCTTCGTTTAATATTCCTTCTACCTGTGGTCAATGTCATCCGAAGGAATCAGAAGAATATCAAAAATCAATTCACTGGATAAGAGCAAAAAAAGGATTTAGAGAATCACCTGTTTGTAACGATTGCCATAGTGAACACAGTATACAATCAATTACTACAATCGACAAAAGAGAAGAATCAAAGAAACTTCAAGAAAAAACCTGTATGGTTTGTCATGAAAATCCACGTATTGCAGAAAGGTTTGGAATAAGTGGGGGACAGGCTAAACAATATCAGGATAGCTATCATGGTCTTGCAGTAATGCGTGGAGATAAAGATGCTGCAATGTGTGTGGATTGTCATAGTGTTCATAAAATTTTACCAAGTGAACATCCAGAATCAAGTGTAAATATTAATAATGTTACTAAAACCTGTCAAAAATGCCATACAAATGCAACTCCAGTATTTGCTCAAAGTTATTCACATAAAACTCAGAATGGAACAGCTTCAAAAATTGAAAACTTAATTGCTAATATTTATTTCTGGCTTATAATTTCAGTAATAGGTGGAATGATTTTACACAACTTGTTGATTTATATCTATGAAATTCGCAAAAAGAAAAGAAGAATTGAAAATGAAATTACAATTCCAAGATTTACCAAAAGCGAAGTTATTCAACATCTTTTACTGTTAATATCATTTATTACACTTGCAATTACAGGATTTGCATTAAAATATAGTCAAACCTGGTGGGGCGAATTGTTGAAGATGTTTGGAATGACTGAAACTGCTCGTCAGTATATTCATAGGGGGGCAGCAATAGTTTTAATTGGTACTGGAATTTATCATGTAGGATATTTGATTTTTACAGCTCGTGGTAGAGAAGTCCTTAAAAATTTAATTCCAACATTTAATGATGTACTGGATGCAAAAGAGACAATACTTTATTATCTGGGATTAAGAAAACAAAAACCACAATACGACAAATTTGATTACACCGAAAAAGCTGAATACTGGGCTTTAATTTGGGGAACAATTGTAATGGGATTAACTGGATTTATTTTGTGGTTCCCAACAATAGTAGGCGATTGGGCTCCAGTCTGGTTAATTAAAGTATGTGAATTAATCCATTTTTACGAAGCAATATTAGCAACTCTTGCAATTCTTGTATGGCACTGGTTTTTTGTAATCTTTCATCCACATGAATACCCGATGAGTTTAACCTGGATAGATGGGAAAATGACATTACATAATTATCGTCATCATCACGAAAAACATTTTCGTAGAGTTGTTCTTGAATGGAAAGAATATCAACTTGGAAAAAGAGATTATAAAAGATTAAGTAATTCAACATTGCTATTTACTTCAACACTTAAAAAGCATGGCTTAAATCCCGATATAATTATTGATTCAGAAATTGATAACGATCCAGAATTAAAAACATGGCTCGAAGAAAAATTAAATTCAGAAGAAAAAGAAAAAAATAAAGGACGGGATACACAATCACAAAATGAAAATAAATGA
- a CDS encoding response regulator, whose protein sequence is MLLFILLLIIVIIADVIIRYAIKKVNEKKIRKEREAILKEVVQVDFGKEVKSLKRAEVPNPKARILCVDDEDIILDSFRKILVLDGYSVDTVNSGAEAINLVKSHHYDFVFTDLKMPEMDGVEVTKTIKYLRPDIDVIIITGYATVETAVECMKLGAMDYVQKPFTEDELLEFTKKCLIKRHDRIQKQLKPRVHIAHIPEIEKVGKSEFAIPGGVFISEGHCWAAVSQDGSVKVGLDDFAKKLIGKIDSIEFPNLGMNVQKGQPLFSVRQNKKTIQFLSPVSGLVKSINHELAENLESLDFTPYDKNWICIIDADKLDTELQLLKIGKSAVTFYQEEIEKYINKIKEFVKEESSEELYWGQLENLGEKEWYIITGEFFRK, encoded by the coding sequence ATGCTATTATTTATTTTATTACTTATCATAGTAATTATTGCAGATGTGATTATAAGATATGCTATTAAGAAAGTAAACGAAAAGAAAATAAGAAAAGAACGCGAAGCAATTCTTAAAGAAGTTGTTCAAGTTGATTTTGGTAAAGAAGTAAAATCACTTAAAAGGGCTGAAGTCCCAAATCCAAAAGCAAGGATTCTTTGTGTTGATGACGAAGATATAATTTTAGATAGCTTTAGAAAAATTCTTGTACTGGATGGCTATTCTGTTGACACTGTAAACTCTGGTGCAGAAGCAATTAACCTTGTTAAATCTCATCATTATGATTTTGTATTTACTGATTTAAAAATGCCAGAAATGGACGGTGTTGAAGTTACAAAAACTATTAAATATCTCCGTCCAGATATTGATGTAATTATAATTACTGGATATGCAACAGTTGAAACTGCAGTTGAATGTATGAAACTTGGTGCAATGGATTATGTCCAAAAACCATTTACAGAAGATGAACTGCTTGAATTCACCAAGAAATGCTTAATTAAACGACACGATAGAATTCAAAAACAATTGAAACCACGTGTTCATATTGCTCATATTCCAGAGATTGAAAAAGTTGGTAAAAGTGAATTTGCAATTCCAGGTGGAGTATTTATTTCAGAAGGACATTGCTGGGCGGCTGTTAGTCAGGATGGAAGTGTTAAAGTTGGACTGGACGACTTTGCAAAAAAATTAATTGGTAAAATTGATAGTATTGAATTTCCAAATCTTGGTATGAATGTGCAAAAAGGACAACCTCTTTTTAGTGTAAGACAAAATAAAAAAACAATTCAATTTTTATCTCCTGTCAGTGGATTGGTTAAGTCGATTAACCACGAATTAGCAGAAAATCTTGAATCACTTGATTTTACTCCTTACGATAAAAACTGGATCTGCATAATTGATGCAGATAAATTAGATACAGAATTGCAATTACTCAAAATTGGTAAAAGTGCTGTTACTTTTTATCAAGAAGAAATTGAAAAATATATTAATAAGATTAAAGAATTTGTCAAAGAAGAATCCTCTGAAGAACTTTACTGGGGACAGCTTGAAAATCTTGGCGAGAAGGAGTGGTATATAATCACAGGAGAATTTTTTAGAAAGTAA
- a CDS encoding response regulator — MKNKFDILVIDDEQVVIDSVIKVGRINNYKIDSSNDALIAIEKVKENNYRLIICDIMLPVMNGFQFLEELQNLKVNIPVIMTTGYSTLENAVQSLYKGAIDFIPKPFTFDEMSSTIKRGLHYYELLNNKSSTVVYVSCPSKYFRFGYSCWALEDFNGTVLLGATNLYLKTIDNLKRIELLDLDEKINQAGLLAKFEDEEGDIHNLYSALSGRIIDRNEKLLTNISIIEKDPYFEGWIYRIIPNNFEYEKKLLIPCCSDR; from the coding sequence ATGAAAAACAAATTTGACATATTAGTAATCGATGATGAACAGGTTGTTATTGATTCTGTGATTAAAGTTGGCAGAATTAATAATTATAAAATTGATTCGTCAAACGATGCTTTGATTGCCATCGAAAAAGTTAAAGAAAATAATTACAGATTAATTATTTGCGATATAATGTTGCCTGTTATGAATGGATTTCAATTTTTAGAAGAGCTACAAAATTTGAAGGTAAATATTCCAGTTATCATGACTACTGGATATTCAACATTAGAAAATGCTGTACAATCTCTTTATAAAGGAGCTATTGATTTTATTCCCAAACCATTTACATTTGATGAAATGTCAAGTACTATAAAACGTGGACTTCATTATTATGAATTATTAAATAACAAAAGTAGTACTGTGGTGTATGTATCCTGTCCATCAAAATATTTTAGGTTTGGTTACTCATGCTGGGCTTTAGAAGATTTTAATGGGACAGTATTACTTGGAGCAACAAATTTATATCTGAAAACTATTGATAATCTAAAAAGAATAGAATTGTTAGATTTGGATGAAAAAATTAATCAGGCTGGATTACTTGCAAAATTTGAAGATGAAGAAGGAGATATCCACAATCTATACTCTGCTTTAAGTGGCAGGATTATTGATAGAAATGAAAAGTTATTAACTAATATTTCGATTATTGAAAAAGATCCTTATTTCGAAGGTTGGATTTATAGAATAATTCCAAACAACTTTGAATATGAAAAAAAATTATTAATACCGTGTTGTTCAGATAGATAA
- a CDS encoding ATP-binding protein → MNGFNEIGFFKKIGLKLILVVSLTVVIIIGVYSYFKIKSQSDALLAEVERHANQLSETVKNSTRYGMLLNQREYVDEIIKTIGKDPAIDNIRIYNKEGEIIYSTNPADVGKMLDKKAESCYACHTENKPLEKLSTKDRTRIFKPQENLPRVMGIINPIYNEKSCYEADCHAHPENASVLGVLDVTISLAEVDKQIRKNEIEEFLFAIISIASIGIIIGLFVKRWVDKPVKELVKATNQIAAGNLNYEIKDLGNDELGYLAKSFNNMTKKLHETQQQLLQSDKMALLGKLAAGVAHEINNPLTGVLTYSSYLLKRTKDNPELQEDLNVIVRETLRSREIVKSLLDFARQSTPKKNLIDVNEVINRAHTVVSNQLSINKIKLIKEFDETLPKITADANQIQQVILNLFLNAIDAIGTDGGTITIKTSQTTLPPKGIVHIKAALCPKNHNLIDNDHKIGGLPSIKIKMKTDGNEGFLFLDPIYGRAKHYFGIPVEKNEAIKLSCPVCDLSLIDKNEKCPVCGGAVYKIEIPTQGYLEGCASFKDDWQRWKEVDEEGDKKFVEIQFTDSGCGIPQEYIHKIFEPFFTTKGQKGTGLGLSVVWGIIDNHNGTITVQSEVGKGTTFSIKLPVE, encoded by the coding sequence ATGAATGGATTTAATGAAATAGGATTTTTTAAGAAAATTGGACTTAAACTTATACTGGTTGTAAGTCTAACTGTTGTTATAATTATTGGTGTGTATTCTTATTTTAAAATAAAATCACAGAGTGATGCATTACTTGCAGAAGTTGAAAGACACGCAAATCAGTTGAGTGAAACTGTGAAAAATAGTACTCGTTATGGAATGCTACTGAATCAAAGAGAATATGTGGATGAGATTATTAAAACAATAGGAAAAGATCCTGCAATTGATAACATCAGAATTTATAATAAAGAAGGTGAAATAATTTATTCGACAAATCCAGCTGATGTTGGAAAGATGCTTGATAAAAAAGCTGAAAGTTGTTATGCCTGTCATACAGAAAATAAACCTCTGGAAAAATTATCAACTAAAGATAGAACACGCATTTTTAAGCCTCAGGAGAATTTACCTCGAGTAATGGGAATTATTAATCCCATCTATAATGAAAAATCTTGCTACGAAGCAGATTGTCATGCTCATCCAGAAAATGCTTCGGTTCTTGGTGTTCTGGATGTAACAATTTCACTTGCAGAAGTTGATAAACAAATTCGAAAAAATGAAATTGAAGAATTTTTGTTTGCTATTATATCAATAGCATCAATTGGAATTATTATTGGATTATTTGTAAAAAGATGGGTTGATAAACCAGTTAAAGAATTGGTTAAAGCTACAAATCAAATAGCTGCAGGAAATCTAAATTATGAAATAAAAGATTTAGGAAATGATGAACTGGGTTACCTGGCAAAATCTTTTAATAATATGACAAAAAAATTACACGAAACTCAACAGCAATTACTTCAATCAGATAAAATGGCGTTACTTGGCAAACTTGCAGCTGGTGTGGCTCACGAAATTAATAATCCATTGACTGGAGTATTAACTTATAGCAGTTATTTATTGAAAAGAACAAAAGATAATCCTGAATTGCAGGAAGACCTTAATGTAATTGTAAGAGAAACATTAAGAAGCAGAGAGATTGTCAAAAGTTTATTGGATTTTGCAAGACAATCAACACCAAAGAAAAATTTAATTGATGTGAATGAAGTAATCAATCGTGCTCACACGGTTGTCAGTAATCAACTGAGTATTAATAAAATTAAATTGATAAAAGAATTTGATGAAACATTACCAAAAATTACTGCAGATGCAAATCAGATACAGCAAGTTATTCTTAATTTATTTCTAAATGCTATTGATGCAATTGGTACGGATGGGGGAACAATTACGATTAAAACATCTCAAACCACATTGCCACCAAAAGGAATTGTTCATATTAAAGCAGCTTTATGTCCAAAGAATCATAACCTGATTGATAATGATCATAAAATAGGTGGTTTACCGTCTATCAAAATAAAAATGAAAACCGATGGCAACGAAGGCTTCTTGTTCTTAGATCCAATTTATGGCAGAGCTAAACATTATTTTGGAATTCCTGTAGAAAAAAATGAAGCTATAAAACTTTCATGCCCAGTATGTGATTTGTCTCTAATCGACAAAAATGAAAAATGTCCTGTTTGTGGTGGAGCAGTTTATAAAATAGAGATTCCAACTCAAGGTTATCTTGAAGGTTGTGCCTCTTTTAAAGATGATTGGCAAAGATGGAAAGAAGTTGATGAAGAAGGTGATAAAAAATTTGTTGAAATTCAATTTACAGATTCAGGTTGTGGAATTCCTCAAGAATATATTCATAAAATATTTGAACCATTTTTTACAACTAAAGGACAGAAAGGAACTGGCTTGGGCTTATCTGTTGTGTGGGGAATTATTGATAATCATAATGGTACTATAACAGTTCAAAGTGAAGTTGGAAAAGGAACAACATTTTCAATTAAACTTCCAGTAGAATGA
- a CDS encoding cytochrome c3 family protein, giving the protein MKNKILFFFLAISFLINAQTKISKSHSSQVLNCSTCHSCEIPTKENPCLKACPRESMVRIDQKPEEGPKVLIINKIKETDIYKPVKFSHLAHAEMAEISGGCRTCHHYNPPGNVIGCSECHETQRKREDVSKPDLKGAYHRQCMNCHRAWSGSLDCLFCHQSNEKKEISTASDSKKLAAKRIHPEIKTPAKIVYTTSSTSGKIVTFYHSDHVDLFKYECGDCHKNDNCVKCHNKNKTVSTVKKSLKEIHKKCSNCHNTDAKYSCTSCHSEKEKMPFNHFKRTGFDISKYHSKLACNRCHTTKNKFTGLKSDCSSCHGQWSNENFKHNITGLILDETHRELECSNCHKESTYSKPDCSDCHDDKFYPKDKPGKLTKKL; this is encoded by the coding sequence ATGAAAAATAAAATTTTGTTTTTCTTTCTTGCTATATCTTTTTTAATTAATGCACAAACAAAAATTAGTAAAAGTCATTCATCTCAGGTATTGAATTGTTCTACATGTCATTCATGCGAAATTCCTACAAAAGAAAATCCATGTCTTAAAGCCTGTCCAAGAGAAAGTATGGTAAGGATTGATCAAAAACCAGAGGAAGGACCAAAAGTATTAATAATAAATAAAATTAAAGAAACAGATATTTATAAACCTGTAAAGTTTTCTCATCTGGCACATGCAGAAATGGCTGAAATTTCAGGTGGTTGCAGAACCTGTCATCATTATAATCCTCCTGGTAATGTTATTGGTTGTTCCGAATGCCATGAAACTCAAAGAAAAAGAGAAGATGTAAGTAAACCTGATTTGAAAGGGGCATATCATCGACAATGCATGAATTGTCATAGAGCATGGAGTGGAAGTTTAGATTGTCTTTTCTGTCATCAATCCAATGAGAAAAAAGAAATTTCAACTGCGAGCGATTCAAAAAAATTAGCAGCTAAAAGAATTCATCCAGAAATTAAAACACCTGCAAAAATTGTCTATACCACATCAAGTACATCGGGGAAAATTGTTACTTTTTATCATAGTGACCATGTAGACTTATTTAAATATGAATGTGGAGATTGCCATAAAAATGATAATTGTGTGAAATGTCATAATAAAAATAAAACTGTTTCGACAGTTAAAAAGTCTTTGAAAGAAATTCATAAAAAATGCTCTAACTGCCATAATACAGATGCAAAATATAGTTGCACTTCCTGCCATTCAGAAAAAGAGAAAATGCCATTTAATCATTTCAAAAGAACAGGTTTTGATATTTCAAAATATCATTCTAAATTAGCTTGCAATAGATGTCACACAACAAAAAATAAATTTACTGGATTGAAAAGTGATTGTAGTTCATGTCATGGACAATGGAGTAATGAGAATTTTAAACATAACATTACAGGCTTAATTCTTGATGAAACACATAGAGAACTTGAATGCAGTAATTGTCATAAAGAATCTACATATTCAAAACCTGATTGTTCAGATTGTCATGATGATAAATTTTATCCTAAAGATAAACCAGGAAAGTTAACTAAAAAATTATGA
- the nrfD gene encoding NrfD/PsrC family molybdoenzyme membrane anchor subunit, translating to MENLMKPTPISKKFFTPGVIVLSIFAFIGIVFVILRLLFGLGAVTNLSNQYPWGIWIGIDVAAGVALAAGGFTTAALGHIMRKEEYHILVRPALLTAMLGYTFVALSVALDLGRYYYIWHPLIMWNGNSVLFEVGMCVMIYLFVLYIEFLPIVTERFIGRVNFPGFLKVLNNPVDKLLRLLDRTLNKVMFIFIIAGVVLSCLHQSSLGTLMVIAGPKMHPLWQTPILPLLFLLSAISVGFPMVIFESLITSRSFGLKPEMNLLSNLGSMVAPMLGIYLSFKIGDMVIRKTFIYLNEINTTSILFAIEVVIGIVVPLRIFLSPKLTKTPFGLFIGSALVIFGVLLNRINNFIVAYNPPYKFTPYFPSIGEIGVTLGFIALEVLLFRAFVMIFPIVSVPQYVTPQTKFTVRGA from the coding sequence ATGGAAAATTTAATGAAGCCTACTCCAATATCAAAAAAATTTTTTACACCAGGTGTAATTGTATTATCAATATTTGCATTTATTGGAATTGTCTTTGTTATTCTAAGATTACTTTTTGGACTGGGAGCTGTTACAAATTTGAGTAATCAATATCCATGGGGAATCTGGATTGGGATTGATGTTGCTGCAGGAGTAGCACTGGCAGCCGGGGGCTTTACAACTGCAGCTCTTGGTCATATTATGCGTAAAGAAGAATATCATATATTGGTACGTCCAGCTTTATTAACAGCAATGCTCGGTTATACATTTGTTGCTTTAAGTGTTGCTCTCGATTTAGGTAGATATTATTACATCTGGCATCCATTAATAATGTGGAATGGAAATTCTGTTTTGTTCGAAGTTGGTATGTGTGTTATGATCTATTTATTTGTTCTTTACATTGAATTCTTACCTATTGTTACGGAAAGATTTATTGGAAGAGTAAATTTCCCTGGCTTCTTAAAAGTTTTGAATAATCCAGTTGATAAACTTTTAAGATTGCTCGACAGGACTCTAAATAAAGTAATGTTCATTTTTATTATTGCTGGCGTTGTACTTTCATGTCTTCACCAATCCTCTTTAGGAACGTTGATGGTAATAGCAGGACCTAAAATGCATCCATTATGGCAAACTCCAATTTTACCTTTACTTTTTCTACTTTCTGCTATTTCTGTCGGTTTTCCAATGGTAATATTCGAATCACTTATTACTTCGAGATCTTTTGGATTAAAACCAGAAATGAATCTCCTGTCAAATCTTGGTAGTATGGTTGCACCAATGCTTGGAATTTATCTTTCTTTCAAAATTGGTGATATGGTGATTCGAAAGACATTTATTTATTTAAATGAAATAAATACTACAAGTATTCTCTTTGCAATTGAAGTTGTGATTGGAATAGTTGTTCCATTAAGAATTTTTCTATCGCCCAAGTTAACAAAAACTCCTTTTGGATTATTTATTGGTTCTGCATTAGTAATTTTTGGCGTTCTTCTTAATAGAATTAACAATTTCATAGTAGCCTATAATCCACCTTATAAATTTACACCTTACTTCCCATCAATTGGAGAAATTGGTGTTACATTAGGTTTTATTGCATTAGAGGTTTTATTGTTTAGAGCTTTTGTTATGATCTTTCCAATTGTTAGTGTACCGCAATATGTTACACCTCAAACAAAATTTACTGTAAGAGGTGCATAA